The Blastopirellula sediminis sequence CCGCCAAAGTTCGGCATCGTCGCCGGAGCGGCGACCGTCATCGAACCGGGGATCATCGCCACGGCGCTCGCTTTGGCGTGATTCAGCGGACCCGGAGGCAAACTCGCGGTGACCGGGATCTGGGCCGATTGCTGCGCTACCGGAGTGACCGGGACGGTGCTGTTGCGGACCGGTTCCGGCTCTGGATCGTCCAGCGACCAGGGGGAATCGCCGGAACGTTTGTTCCAGCCGCCGGCCGACAGATTCATTTTCGCCTCCGGCGTCGTGCTGCTGGTCGATGCGGTCTCAGGCATTTCCGACAACAGCTTGGCGGTATCGGCTTTGATCCAGCGAAACTCGCCGGCCGGAGGGGCGATCTTAGTCCACTTTTCAACCTGGCCGGTCTCGGCGTTCAGCGATTGACCGCTCCCCAGCTTCTGAACCACTTCTCCTCGCATCAGGCGGACATGAGCCGCGTCGCGGCGTTCGTCCAAGCGGCTGCCGATAAAGCAGGGCGCCTGATCGCGGGACGCTTCCAGCAGATTCGGTTTGTCGGTTTCGATGAGCGCGTCGGCCAACACCCAGCTGAAGCTGCCGTGCGGGGGGCGAATCGCGAGCCAGCCATTTTCGACTTCGTCGTAAATCTCGATCTCGGCGCCTTCCTCCAGGAAGTCGCAGACGTAGTAGTCTTCGCCGGGGCCGCTGTAAATGTCCGAGACGTTGGTGACGATCACCGCGCGCTGCGGCTTCTGAGCGGCGGCCGGCGAAACCATCGCCAGCAGCAGCGCAAACAGAGAGACGGACGCCAGACGTGTCAGCGTAACGCGATCGAGTTGTCGTTTCATCGAACCGGCCCAACTAGCGCAGTTTCCCCCCTGCGTAGATGCACTCTGGGGAATACCTGATTCGCCGCAGCG is a genomic window containing:
- a CDS encoding SH3 domain-containing protein — protein: MKRQLDRVTLTRLASVSLFALLLAMVSPAAAQKPQRAVIVTNVSDIYSGPGEDYYVCDFLEEGAEIEIYDEVENGWLAIRPPHGSFSWVLADALIETDKPNLLEASRDQAPCFIGSRLDERRDAAHVRLMRGEVVQKLGSGQSLNAETGQVEKWTKIAPPAGEFRWIKADTAKLLSEMPETASTSSTTPEAKMNLSAGGWNKRSGDSPWSLDDPEPEPVRNSTVPVTPVAQQSAQIPVTASLPPGPLNHAKASAVAMIPGSMTVAAPATMPNFGGDFHASMQWLEAELTKTVSQPIDQWDFNSLKAAAQQLRYTGATPLERGEALVMVEKIEEFSQLQARKREASRIATTIPTDKPAATVASADMASDAEVKPSDIGTGVFVGNDDARYDGEGWLMPVIKRATSSRNSARYTPPFALTDEDGNVLQFVTPSPGVNLRRYLKQKVGLYGQVATTEEFTRPHLTASRVVVLSRHEKTSVETK